The DNA sequence gtgtttcagttttgtttaaaaaatgttgaattatttttaaaagctttGCTATAAGGACAACTTACCAAGACAGAGACTACTATTGTAATGTACCATTTAATAAAATACTTATGACAACTTTTTAACTGAATGGTTTTCAACTAACGCAAGATTGTTCACTATTTGAGaggaaacaatattttaaaattggtttTTGCTTGGAAATTTATGTTTCCtgtttattaaaactttaaacagtGTTTATTTGTGTATGCTGTtgaatcatttgaataaaaatttttaaaacaataatccTAATACATTCTTGATTTTTTATTGTTCATTATGTTGCTTTCAAAAAAATTAAGGACAATAAAAATATTAGGAATACCAAATTCTGCTTTGCTTTGATTCTTTGAGTTTTGCTAGAATTACAATTGGTAGTGTAACATAGTTTacattgaaatactttttttttctttaagtagAAATTACATTTGTGAAAAGCTGAATTATTTGTTAATACATTTTTGAGAAATGATATAAAGAATTAAGTTTTTAgatgtgaaaatattaaacaaattatcagATCTTAATTTGAATAGGAAATTTGAAATCAGACATAaagcattttgtaaaatttataaaataaaggcTTGAAAGGGTTTAAGTCCTTGTAAAAAGTATACTGTACTGTTACACTGGATTGCGCAACTTTATTGTTCAAtttgtcaagattttgtatataTGCTGTTCTATGATAGTATTACGTATATATTATTCAAATGTAGTGTCAAAATATATATGTCTTACGATGTGAAgcaattaattttgaaaaattattttacagtttttttaccagcttttatttgtatttgtaggCAGCAGGTATGCAGTGGTCAGCCATGAATCATGGTGATGTGTTCATTCTTGATTTGGGTCGTGTGTTGTTTGTATGGAATGGAAAGAAGCTAGTGTCACAGAAAAACGAATGGTATGTGaataactgttaaaaaaaaactgcaatagatttattttttttacaacaattttattgcatcataaatttttgtgtttCAATATGATGCATATAGATGAATATTGATTATACCATTTTCCTTGCAATCTTGAGTCACTTCAACCATTTATTATGGAaccaaaaaaatacatgttttccATTGAGTCTGAATGTGTTACCTATTCTCAATGAGTGTGTAGGAAAGGGTTtgtctttggttagcttgcttgctagctgaacagTGAAGTCATTGTTATGTTAGGTAAACTATcaactttaagagtagactagtctgacagataacccatctatctgtctgtaggactagggtACGTCGAAAGGAGAGAAGCATACCCTTTCCTCACAATGACTTCACTGTtgagctagcaagcaagctaactaaagatattacctttagctacaaaCTCGTTGAAATCGACTGTACATGTAATCTTAAAACCATGAAGTTAAATCtgcaaaacaaaccacaaaaattgatgctcaaaaaaataaaaatatctttacgATAAAATCATGTAGAGAGAAGCAAAAAGATACAAGAGGAACATTCATAattataagtcgaaaataaaactgacaagatcatggctaaaaaaaaatctaatttaatatatttatatgtagGGATGTAAGCATGCCAGCAGTTTACGAGACGAGAGAGCAGGTAAAATGAAAACCAACATTATCATCGTAGAAGACGGAACAGAGATAAAATGGACCCAGACGAATTAaaagtaattttatttatttgataatttcatTGGCTGTTAATATTTGTGTGGGAAATGCTGTCATGAAATCTATTGTTTTCATTATGTGATTGACATGGACAATCTTACTAAGTGTAAATCAAAGATTGTAGTATTTGTCAAATCAACCATCCTTTGCCTTAAGGGTCTTATACTTTAGGTTATGAATCATTTATGGTAAGGGAAAGATTATGTAATGTTCTAAGTATTAGGGTAAGATTTTATTGTTTGCTGCAAGTCAGGGCTAGGTTAAGGGTTAGTTTAGTAAAGGTCTATGTAATTGAGACCCATAAAACTTAGAAAAGGCCTTTAAAAACACAATTATTCTTATTTCAAAAGAATGTGTTTATTGATCATGCACCTACAAACTTAAAAATTGTAAGTGTTCAAAATGAAAGTTTGTATGATATATGAGTCTTAATCCAAGACAATAAAGATATTTCATATGTTCAAAATTCTGAACTGTTACATTAACAGTTACAAAAAGTGATGATGTCATGTCCCGCACGCGTTTCTTACCACAAcatgttacaaaaacaaaacctTCAACATTTCATTGGCTGAAACAGATTAACAAGTTTTTAAATGTGAAGCAAAAGTATTTGTCTGCAGATAATAGCAGTATTCAGAATGTTCACAATGCTAATCTTATTACAGAAAATCATGTTGACATTAACTGGTTACTGACGATAGCTAGCCTCAGCCAGCATATATCAATTATTTTTCACATCTGGGTTTCTGACAGTTCTGGCCCTAAgggtttaaaatattttgttgatttcaatGTGCAGGAATTTTAAAACCTTGTTCAATGCATTGAAATGGACAGCGAAAAAATAAGGTAAATTTTATGGAAAAAgtgtttttcaaacatttttcaaATACACTATAAACATGCATGTAGTTTGAATTACACATTTTGCTATTTCTAATTTCAGATGTTCTCACAACATCTTCCATTAAATGAGAGAAATGAAATTCAATCAAAAGAAGCTGGAGGATCAGATGACAAAATGGACAGGAAACATGTTATCAAACTATATGTGTAAGtcaaattgttattatttaattttacacTCTTCATAAATTATATGTGTAAGTAAATATGTCTCCTAATTACATGTGTAAGTAAATATGTCTCCTAATGACATGTGTAAGTAAATATGTCTCCTAATGACATGTGTAAGTAAATATGTCTCCTAATTACATgtgggtgctataaacagtttcatataaaaactaggggttattccccaactaaaaatagacatggagggaagtccctttttatcaacataattggtgaaaaagtatgtttttatacgcccgtcaaaattgacgtattatggtatacaaatgtccggtgtccgtccgtctgtccgtccgtctgtccggcgtaaacatgtcgcaccgtaacttgagaacgacttatccaaattcatgaaacttaatatagttgtttcttatgatagtcaaatgatctgtatactttttggtgaaaataagatttaaactttttgagttacggcactttataactaaaacaggggtgtgtttttttcacatgtcgcactgtatctcaaaaacgattcttgattatgacttaaaactttaaacacttcttagttatattaatctcaatatctgtatactttttggtgatgattcaaaatttcatttttgagttattagtattttgtaaaaaagggggagggttttttttacatgttgtgccgtatctcaaaaacgatttatgattattgcttaaaactttacacacttctttgttctattaatctaaagattctgtatactttttggtgatcattcaaaattttattttgagttattgagtattttgtataaCAGGGGACGGTTTTTTAcaatgtcgcactgtatctcaaaaataagttatgattattgcttaaaactaaacacttctttgatatattaatctaaagatctgtatactttttggttttgattcaaaattttattttggtaatgtttagtttttgtaaaaaaaaacagggtagggggtttcacatgtcccgcccgtgtctttaaaacaatatatggttattgcttaaaactttctcataaactatttttgattattgcataagacttccacataagacgtcgggcgtatcatgcgctcatggcgcagctgtttatttgtatttggttgtaaaaatatgttaattaacttcaattaaagcaggttgatatgattacaataattttaaaaaaatagattaaatatacatgtttttgaggagagacaacactgtaaacagtctgtttttttggcagtgaaaattgaaaacttatttgcagccactgtagctcttttcggagcaggcgaacgtaccctgaagcatgaattttttgaaagaccagtaaaaactatgaaattcatacaattttgaTTCTGAAAAATGTGCAGGTAACATGACTTCAGGGGGGTgtacatgacctgatttcaggtttttttaagcttaaattaggcaatgtttttcccagtttctctggataaaacttttttatactattaaaagtacacttttttttattccattataaactagagcatgtagagaacattctgattccaatgatatctagtttatacaagtatctttattaatcagtccaccactaagggtcacttatacatggtccctcaaaatatgacgtcatagaaaaaaactgttgattgcaccctgtGTAAGTAAATATGTCCTCCTAATTACATGTGTAAGTAAATACAGTACTGAGGCTTCTCTATTTTTATGGGTTGaggaaattgttttttttcatgaaatgatTATGAAACATCTCTTAATAATTTAATTATTACATTTTACAGGTGTTCTGAAGATGAAGGTACACTTAAAGTATCTGAGGTTAAATCTGGTCCCCTGTCCAGGAAAGACATGAATTCTGGCGTAAGTATCTGAGGTTAAATCTGATCCACTGCCTAGGAAATATATGAATTCTGGGGTAAGTATTAGAGGTTAAATCTGGTCCACTGCCTAGGAAAGATATGGATCTGGCGTAAGTATCTGAGATTAAATCTGGTCCACTCTCTAGGAAAGATATGAATTCTGGGGTAAGTATCAGAGGTTAAATCTGGTCCACTCTCTAGGAAAGATATGAATTCTGGGGTAAGACGGACAATTGATCTAATAATGTATAGTATTATTCACACGATCACTGTAAAAACTAGGAGACATTTAGAAAATTTGTAGATTTGTTCATCTAAAAATTTTTGAGAAAACAGGATAGGTTTTGCCTTGTTGAAAGACTTTTTAGTAGTGCTTTGTTATTTATCATGATAAATGTCTATAAATTGgattatataatatattcaatGATATAGATCTATAGGATGATTGATACAagtttttaattcaattattttttattatttttgtatttcaggACTCCTACATTATAGACAATGGTAGCCAAGGTATATGGACCTGGATTGGTAAAGGCTCATCAAAGAAAGAAAGATCAGAAGCTATGAGAAATGCAATAGTATGTTGTTTTAGGTTTTCAATAATGGCCAATTGTACTTATATAAGTTTATATAAGTTGCAATTTGAATTGATATCCTCTAAAAACtgtgttgttattttactttcaagGTAAAGCAAGATTGTAATTCAGAAATTGCTTCATGCATGTCTGATTCCAATGATTGAAAAATAGAGTAGGATTAATTAATACATGATCACGATATGCTACAAACAAATTGCATGCtattcaaatttaaacaaaatcgaAATTGTATTATTGTTACAGTAACAACATCTTAACATTTATTAAAGGGTGGAGGACCTACAGATTATAAGTGTTTAGTTAGAGATATATATGCATGTCCACACTGATACTGCAATATGATGTTTATTTTAGGGTTTTATAAATAAGAAAGGGTTAGATCCCAATACTAGTGTAACCAGAGTTGTAGAAGGTGGGAACCAACAGATTTCAAATGTTATTTAGAGACTGGCCACAACCTAAAGTTGAAGGAAAAGTTTACAGTAGAAATAGAGTTGGTGAGTTTTACAAAAGACAAATACTGGAaacttgcatgtatttcaaaatctgggttttttttccaattgatattttatccaTCTGTTGATTAAACATTTTCTGAGTGGACAGTATTATACCCTGACAACCTTACTGCACAATTTCTGAAGTTTTTCTAATTTTAACTAGAAAGATtgcttttaaagaatttaaatttcTAACTAGAAAGGAATAATTTTAGATCCAGGATAATTGAAATATGAGTGAAAGGAGATGTAAAACTACGACCTACAacacaatttaaacaaatcatATATCTCAAGGCCAACATACAATCTTCATCAAGGGCAAACAGCCATGCATTATGCCTTAGTCTAGAAAGCAGACCAGACACAAAGACCAAATTTTAAGAAAAGACCGCTTGTACATGAATCCTGATGACATTTTACAATTACATTTGTTAACCTATGTGGAAGTGTCTGTGATAtcatactctttaatgtttttCAGCAAAAACAATTCAGACTAAGTTTGATGCTACAACACTTCATGAAAATAGACAATTAGCAGCAGAGACACAAATGTTTGATGATGGATCAGGAAGAGCTGAGGTATATTAGTCTGGGATTATAGCTTACTTAGGAAAAACATTATACCAGTGTAGGGCTATTGCATTAGGTGAATGTTGAAGGGTAGGGAGGGaagtttttggaaaatgacgcagtccattgttccataactggctacctgaacttcattacatttctttgcctaccgcgcttggtttcgtatttactattttctatacaaactggaaatctgcttgtgttatcattaattatgcatgagaggtcattgtgtagtaatcagccaggaaccagtttacaaactaactggtttctgcttgtatttCCACTACACTcggacaaagtgttgtagtttgacaggaaccagtttagaatttgtaaactacaaaacgtaatcggttattgttcattccgttttggtgtttcataccgactttatggtttgaataagcttaagacccttcaaacattaatgtgataggtaattaaagactgttttacaaaaggatggaactgttttgctttcaaagtcgtactatagtgatatctgttatgtacgagatttccactctcaccggttaatttctttttttacacgtgcttttgaaacttctgtttaaacatcgcaagttttaaaattgttttttgagtgaatttaacttattttaacaatcatgaagcgttcccagaatcattttcaagcagtttcttcttctctttgatgatggaaaataggtttttctcaagaaataccgcaaacgatcgcagaggaattgaaacgtacaagtcaagtcggcacctggttaaattggcatctagtcaaaatcggcacctatttgacgtcaattcggcatccaataaagTTGTTATAatatttctattcaattaattaataactgttaccaagtacatagtgaatatgttgttgtgtatttaggtaaacaacgaaaccaaagtgaaattatgttgtattgtataaaggtaaacaacgaagcccttacccaagctgttgttttaacaattagacaattattaaaaaaaaatggaaaactatgagtacctttcaataaatcaaactttcatgccaaataataagcaaatttaaggtgttttttttcagtaaagtttaaaaagcattaaacaaacaatcctgtaaaatgctcaactggtttaaataa is a window from the Mytilus edulis unplaced genomic scaffold, xbMytEdul2.2 SCAFFOLD_605, whole genome shotgun sequence genome containing:
- the LOC139508246 gene encoding gelsolin, cytoplasmic-like isoform X1, producing the protein MDPDELKMFSQHLPLNERNEIQSKEAGGSDDKMDRKHVIKLYVCSEDEGTLKVSEVKSGPLSRKDMNSGDSYIIDNGSQGIWTWIGKGSSKKERSEAMRNAIGFINKKGLDPNTSVTRVVEGGNQQISNVI